A region from the Terriglobia bacterium genome encodes:
- the hypB gene encoding hydrogenase nickel incorporation protein HypB, producing MNLVPMEGKILKENDRIAAELRARFQEHGILCLNLVSSPGAGKTSLLERTLESFAPGERVAVLTGDIQTDNDAVRLARAGFPVQQITTGGTCHLDARMIEKALAAWNLEDLDLLLIENVGNLVCPSNYDLGEAAKVVVLSVAEGEDKPLKYPAMFFRSELLILNKVDLLPHVPFDLHQARANAQRVHPGMEILEVSSLTGEGLPRWRDWLQARRAALRRSLAAP from the coding sequence ATGAACCTCGTGCCCATGGAAGGGAAAATCCTCAAGGAGAACGATCGCATCGCCGCGGAGCTGCGCGCGCGCTTCCAGGAGCATGGAATTCTGTGCCTGAACCTGGTGAGCTCGCCGGGGGCAGGCAAGACCAGCCTGCTGGAGCGCACGCTGGAATCGTTTGCGCCGGGCGAGCGGGTGGCGGTGCTGACCGGCGATATCCAGACAGACAACGACGCGGTGCGCCTGGCGCGCGCAGGATTTCCGGTGCAGCAGATCACCACCGGCGGCACCTGCCATCTCGATGCGCGGATGATCGAAAAGGCGCTGGCGGCGTGGAATCTCGAGGATCTCGACCTGCTGCTGATCGAAAACGTGGGTAACCTGGTGTGTCCGTCGAATTACGACCTGGGCGAAGCGGCCAAGGTGGTAGTGCTGAGCGTGGCCGAGGGCGAAGACAAGCCGCTGAAGTATCCGGCGATGTTCTTCCGCTCGGAGTTGCTGATCCTGAACAAAGTGGATCTACTGCCCCACGTGCCCTTCGACCTGCACCAGGCGCGAGCGAACGCGCAGCGCGTGCATCCGGGGATGGAGATCCTGGAAGTTTCCTCGCTGACCGGGGAGGGGCTGCCGCGCTGGCGCGACTGGCTGCAGGCGCGGCGCGCGGCGCTGCGGCGCAGCCTCGCCGCACCCTGA
- a CDS encoding hydrogenase maturation nickel metallochaperone HypA, with translation MHELAIASSVLEAARTEAEKRPGMRLAKIVVRIGDLAGVDADSLAFCYEALVKETDLERCALEIERVPQRNECPRCRHNFTVADFEITCPACGSVETRFAGGDELELAYLEMEDA, from the coding sequence ATGCACGAACTCGCGATTGCCAGCTCGGTCCTGGAAGCCGCGCGCACGGAGGCGGAAAAGCGTCCGGGAATGCGCCTGGCCAAGATCGTGGTGCGCATCGGGGATCTGGCCGGGGTGGACGCCGACTCGCTCGCCTTCTGCTACGAAGCGCTGGTGAAGGAGACCGACCTGGAGCGCTGCGCCCTGGAAATCGAGCGCGTCCCGCAGCGCAACGAGTGCCCGCGCTGCCGGCACAATTTCACGGTGGCCGATTTCGAAATCACCTGTCCGGCTTGTGGCTCCGTGGAGACACGCTTCGCCGGCGGCGACGAGCTGGAGCTGGCCTACCTGGAGATGGAGGACGCATGA
- the hypE gene encoding hydrogenase expression/formation protein HypE translates to MAEKSPTANGFSCPLPLPAGERILLGHGSGGKLSADLLRQLILPAFGNETLLRMDDQAVVRVNGSRLAFTTDSFVVKPLFFPGGDIGSLAVNGTVNDLAMGGAQPLCLSMAFILEEGLPLETLRRVVWSCREAARAAGVEIVTGDTKVVEKGSCDGMFVNTSGIGVVPEGVKLSADQARPGDRVILSGPIGDHGIAILAQREGIEFEGALESDSAPLHKLVAAMLAYAPAIRCLRDPTRGGLSSTCNEIAAQSRAGMLLEERTIAVRDAVRGACEMLGLDPLYVANEGKLVAVVDAAAAENILEAMRGHALGREAQIIGTVTDGPPGRVLLRSRLGTTRIVDMLAGDQLPRIC, encoded by the coding sequence ATGGCCGAGAAAAGTCCCACGGCGAACGGATTCTCCTGTCCCCTGCCACTGCCGGCGGGCGAGCGCATCCTGCTGGGCCATGGCAGCGGCGGAAAACTCAGCGCGGATTTGCTGCGCCAGCTGATTCTGCCCGCCTTTGGAAATGAAACCTTGCTGCGCATGGACGATCAGGCGGTGGTGCGGGTGAACGGCTCGCGCCTGGCCTTCACCACCGATTCGTTTGTGGTGAAGCCGCTGTTTTTCCCGGGCGGGGACATCGGCTCGCTGGCGGTGAACGGTACGGTGAACGATCTGGCGATGGGCGGCGCGCAGCCGCTGTGCCTGAGCATGGCCTTCATTCTGGAGGAAGGGCTGCCGCTGGAGACGCTGCGGCGGGTGGTGTGGTCCTGCCGGGAAGCGGCGCGGGCCGCGGGCGTGGAGATCGTGACGGGCGACACGAAAGTGGTGGAAAAAGGGAGCTGCGACGGGATGTTCGTAAACACCTCGGGGATCGGAGTGGTGCCGGAGGGCGTGAAGCTTTCCGCGGACCAGGCGCGGCCGGGCGACCGGGTGATCTTGAGCGGGCCGATCGGAGACCACGGCATCGCCATTCTGGCGCAGCGCGAGGGGATCGAGTTCGAGGGCGCGCTGGAGAGCGACAGCGCGCCGCTGCACAAACTGGTGGCGGCGATGCTGGCGTATGCGCCGGCGATCCGCTGCCTGCGCGACCCGACGCGCGGCGGGCTTTCCAGCACGTGCAACGAGATCGCGGCGCAGTCGCGCGCGGGGATGCTGCTGGAGGAGCGGACGATCGCGGTGCGCGACGCGGTGCGCGGAGCCTGCGAGATGCTGGGGCTGGACCCGCTGTACGTGGCGAACGAAGGCAAGCTGGTGGCCGTCGTGGACGCGGCGGCGGCGGAGAACATTCTGGAGGCGATGCGCGGGCACGCGCTGGGGCGCGAGGCGCAAATCATCGGCACGGTGACGGACGGGCCGCCCGGGCGGGTGCTGCTGCGCTCGCGGCTGGGCACCACGCGCATCGTGGATATGCTCGCGGGAGATCAACTGCCGCGCATCTGTTGA
- the hypD gene encoding hydrogenase formation protein HypD, with protein MKYLDEYRDERIALGLAERIRERVTQPWVLMEICGGQTHTIMKYGIDDLLPQGVEYVHGPGCPVCVTPLETIDKAIDLASRPGVTLVSYGDMLRVPGSQTDLFQVKAAGGDVRIVYSPLEALKIARGNPERQVVFLAIGFETTAPPNAMTVWQAQREGLENFSMLVSHVLVPPAVRLLLNSPGNRVQGFIAPGHVCTVMGYRQYEELARDFRVPIVVGGFEPVDLLEATLLLVTQLEQGEARVENQYARSVTRAGNVPAQEMVERVFEVGDQKWRGIGIIPQSGLRLRAEFAAHDADKRFGISDVHVEEPAECISALVLQGIRKPTDCPAFGTRCTPEKPLGAPMVSAEGACAAYYHYRRHRVAS; from the coding sequence ATGAAATATCTCGACGAATACCGCGACGAGCGCATCGCGCTGGGCCTGGCGGAGCGCATCCGCGAGCGTGTGACGCAGCCCTGGGTGCTGATGGAGATCTGCGGCGGGCAGACGCACACGATCATGAAGTACGGCATCGACGATCTGCTGCCGCAGGGCGTGGAGTACGTGCACGGGCCGGGCTGCCCGGTGTGCGTGACGCCGCTGGAGACAATCGACAAGGCCATCGATCTGGCGTCGCGGCCCGGGGTGACGCTGGTGTCTTACGGAGACATGCTGCGCGTGCCGGGATCGCAGACCGACCTGTTCCAGGTGAAGGCTGCCGGCGGCGACGTGCGCATCGTCTATTCACCGCTGGAGGCGCTGAAGATCGCGCGGGGCAACCCCGAACGCCAGGTGGTGTTCCTGGCGATCGGTTTCGAGACGACGGCGCCGCCCAACGCTATGACGGTGTGGCAGGCGCAGCGCGAAGGGCTGGAGAATTTTTCCATGCTGGTGTCGCACGTGCTAGTGCCGCCGGCGGTGCGCTTGCTGCTGAATTCGCCGGGTAACCGCGTGCAGGGCTTCATCGCGCCGGGGCACGTGTGCACGGTGATGGGCTACCGGCAGTATGAGGAACTGGCGCGGGACTTCCGCGTACCCATCGTGGTGGGCGGGTTCGAGCCGGTGGACCTGCTGGAGGCCACGCTGCTGCTGGTGACGCAACTGGAGCAGGGCGAGGCCCGGGTCGAAAATCAGTACGCGCGGTCGGTCACGCGCGCGGGGAACGTGCCGGCGCAGGAGATGGTCGAGCGGGTCTTCGAGGTGGGCGACCAGAAGTGGCGCGGCATCGGCATTATCCCGCAGAGCGGGCTGCGGCTGCGCGCAGAGTTTGCGGCGCACGATGCGGACAAGCGCTTTGGCATCTCCGACGTGCACGTGGAAGAGCCGGCGGAATGCATCAGCGCGCTGGTGTTGCAAGGCATCCGCAAGCCGACCGACTGCCCGGCATTTGGCACGCGTTGCACGCCGGAAAAGCCGCTGGGCGCGCCGATGGTTTCCGCGGAGGGCGCCTGCGCGGCCTACTATCATTACCGGCGGCACCGGGTGGCAAGCTGA
- a CDS encoding HypC/HybG/HupF family hydrogenase formation chaperone, translated as MCLAIPGKILAISEDNGVRAGRVEFGGIVRAVCLDYVPEAQSGDYVMVHVGFAISQVDREEAERTYALLNEMGLLAGELPPEESPGGAS; from the coding sequence ATGTGTCTCGCTATACCTGGCAAAATCCTCGCTATTTCCGAAGACAATGGTGTGCGCGCGGGCCGCGTGGAATTTGGCGGCATCGTGCGCGCGGTGTGCCTGGACTACGTCCCCGAAGCGCAGTCCGGGGATTACGTCATGGTGCACGTGGGCTTCGCCATCAGCCAGGTGGACCGCGAAGAGGCCGAGCGCACCTACGCGCTATTGAACGAGATGGGCCTGCTCGCAGGTGAACTGCCGCCGGAAGAATCGCCGGGCGGGGCGTCATGA
- a CDS encoding hydrogenase maturation protease, whose translation MCFPGEGSDRTLVLGLGSLIQSDDGAGVCAQQQLEAKLGGCAQVEFLEGGTKGLELLPYLLGVRRLLVLDAVDVGATAGAVIRVAGEELRSLPGNGSAHEMALPDLLMALRMLGEEPPEVVLLGIQPATTRLGAELSPVVARALPLLVEAAGNELARWATVIPITRGTGTESVLAPDDVLCDREAVDIT comes from the coding sequence ATGTGTTTTCCAGGAGAAGGCAGCGACCGCACGCTGGTGCTGGGGCTGGGCAGCCTGATCCAGTCCGATGACGGCGCAGGCGTCTGCGCGCAGCAGCAGCTGGAAGCGAAGCTGGGAGGGTGCGCGCAGGTGGAGTTTCTGGAAGGCGGTACGAAGGGGCTGGAGCTGCTGCCGTATCTTCTGGGTGTGCGGCGGCTGCTGGTGCTCGATGCCGTGGATGTGGGCGCCACGGCGGGAGCGGTGATCCGCGTGGCTGGCGAGGAACTGCGCAGCCTGCCGGGCAACGGCAGCGCGCATGAGATGGCGCTGCCGGACCTGCTGATGGCGCTGCGCATGCTGGGAGAGGAGCCGCCGGAGGTGGTGTTGCTGGGCATCCAGCCAGCCACGACCAGGCTGGGCGCGGAGCTCTCCCCGGTGGTGGCCCGGGCGCTGCCGCTGCTGGTGGAAGCGGCGGGGAACGAACTGGCGCGCTGGGCAACAGTGATTCCCATAACCCGGGGAACCGGTACCGAATCGGTACTCGCTCCGGACGACGTACTCTGCGACCGCGAAGCGGTCGACATAACTTAA
- the cybH gene encoding Ni/Fe-hydrogenase, b-type cytochrome subunit has protein sequence MSFIPVHSWAEARTVDPTRKSVRLYVWQLPVRISHWVAVLCIAVLSFTGYYMHNPFIISRGENAYLMGTMRFIHLTTASVFVGAFLLRMYWFLHGNKWSRWSAFLPLKRKQWQGIGHMVSYYSFLRRDLVHVIGHNALAAVTYMFMFFLMFVEILTGLALYSMTLSSPLLTALIGWLPRLIDIQYLRLTHFCVMFGFFTFVIHHVYSAVLVSWEERNGLIESIFTGYKFMPETELEELGQNEVK, from the coding sequence ATGAGTTTCATCCCCGTTCATTCCTGGGCCGAGGCCCGGACGGTGGATCCGACCCGCAAGTCGGTGCGTCTGTATGTGTGGCAACTGCCGGTGCGCATCTCGCACTGGGTGGCCGTGCTTTGCATAGCCGTGCTCTCCTTCACCGGCTACTACATGCACAATCCGTTCATCATCAGCCGGGGGGAAAACGCGTATCTGATGGGGACGATGCGCTTCATCCACCTGACAACGGCCTCTGTGTTCGTTGGCGCGTTTCTCCTGCGCATGTACTGGTTTCTCCACGGAAACAAATGGTCGCGCTGGAGCGCGTTCCTGCCGCTGAAGAGGAAACAGTGGCAGGGTATCGGCCACATGGTGAGCTACTACAGCTTCTTGCGCCGGGACTTGGTTCACGTCATCGGCCACAATGCCCTCGCCGCGGTCACCTATATGTTCATGTTCTTCCTGATGTTCGTGGAAATTCTGACCGGGCTGGCGCTCTACAGCATGACGCTGAGCAGTCCTCTGCTGACGGCGCTGATCGGGTGGCTACCGCGGCTGATTGACATCCAATACCTGCGCCTCACGCATTTCTGCGTTATGTTCGGGTTCTTCACGTTCGTGATCCACCATGTGTACAGCGCCGTTCTGGTTTCCTGGGAGGAGCGCAACGGGCTGATCGAGAGCATCTTCACCGGCTACAAATTCATGCCCGAGACGGAGCTGGAAGAACTCGGACAAAACGAAGTGAAATGA